The following DNA comes from Hordeum vulgare subsp. vulgare chromosome 3H, MorexV3_pseudomolecules_assembly, whole genome shotgun sequence.
tgcctgctccgtctctctcaccacctccagcgcctctacactcctccctcctccttcctcccgcgggttcgcagtttccgccatgaccaagggtcagaccagcaagatggaggcgaggaagaagaaggggaagggggcggctcctgctcagcggcggcagcggacgctgccggcggggtggattcaaggcgacttcctcccctccacggtgacggagggggatctgctgcagctggttgagcacgggatgatcgtgcacaagtcttagaggctgccggcggagaacgaggtcgagccggcgccccgggagggggagctcgTCTTGTtgctcagccacgtctatcgaggtttctccttgcccccgcatcctttcttcaagggcatcatgaatcacttcggggcacaacttgaccactttcccccgaatgccattgcccatctctctgcttttatagttctgtgcgagtgtttcattggctgtcctccccattgggggctgttcaagcacatatttttctgctagatctcaaaccatcaaacgactcagccagtcggatgataaaacacatcttctccagctctgcgggggcttaggtttccagaaaaagagtcggagcagttatcctgccctccagttaagtgagtcggtcaggaactggcagtcgacgtggttctactgccaggatatcgcctgtccgaatgcttcgacagggctgcctccctttagcttagatcggccagccccacctaagcagctcgtgctcacgagggcggagaagaatgacatccagcctctggtcggagcgcttgtagatgtcgtcaggaggggggtcactggcatagacttgctggaggtcttcctcggtcggcgtatccaacccctgcaggctcgcgaccacgccatgtggcattatacggggcccgaggattccactcggaccaacgttgtgggcgtgactgaggagaaggtgacctcgtgggtgctccagatcacaggcccctgcgagaatcccaaaggatctcggcgagtgaagcctttctgcgcggataatcctcctccgaatcaggtaagtggcacttgtcgagtgctcctaactgtcttaatcttattgtttgcttgaatctctgtgtgacgtctgatgtcgccgactgaattttatgcaggagtggagcaactggttttctcccgtctcgaacgggaacccggccgaggaggaggaaggcagccaggaaggcagcgtggagagcgctgagtatgtctccgacagcggggagttggaggaagagactagcgaggaagaggaggaaggcgaagagcaggactcgccgcctccgcaaacagagcatcggaccaagcaccgacacgagcctgccgttccctcggtccctctagcatcttcgagtgctccgcccactgccccggtggtcccgagtgctcggagcaccaagagggccagggatgctgctgctgaacctgcgggtcagtcttccaaggcggccaaaccgagtgggtccaaacctcagaaggctctgccgcggatgagggttgctgtccccgtcacctccacgtaagtgtatcgatcttctaatttcttctgatatccgagtgaattcctgttcattggtcgaatggatttcactcgacagagtcgctacttatgccacctctccggcgtgccaggaggatgaccccatggacacggacaacgtcatctcgtcccagccaggtgcgttgtagtgacttcgagtgttttattctaccgcgtctcgaattctatcataggttctgcctctttctttttctgagatctcgcgtcgttcggtctatcaggggcgatttgcgtggacgagggtgatcaggggagagctgaacaagctgcaaagcctgttcttgaggctgctccgcctgttgctaCTCTCgctgccgacgtgctgccgactgaggcgctgccgccgactgaactgGCACTGGTGGTTGAAGAGTCGAccggagcggaccttgggatgcctcaggaactttcgacgatgccaggctcgtcgaatgtcgagttcaacatccagcgtctcccggaggagcaggtgggaccggccaagggagccatggtgcaggcggagctgatggctggagaagccaagagggcctacgactccgtcgcatccttgtatcagcggagcttggagctgcggaatgatatccgagtaagtgggctagtaagtatttacttttctcttgtaacccactcggTGTTTTTGGATAgtatctgttgtttgcaatgggttcactctgagtgaacccagtgggtgtagtccccgagacttctgtcgagtgcttgcaccggtagttgtctttatacatattgtctttgctttgatcGGATCTGTAAATAATATGTCCGACTgtgagcagttgtggcactcggagtgcacttactgtaagagtccccgagagtaatttgtactcaggtcgggtagtcttGGCCtcataggcgtaggtggtaacatgcatctcaatagggcgggcctgcttgagttgcgtgccagtggggtcactcttagtgaacccactgggtgtagtccccgagaccgctgtcgactgcttgcgtcggcaggggtctgaagaacttagacttttattgttaattttctgattgtctcttggtgtttgctggcagaaaacttgtgaaatgggaacaacctatgagactctcagggcggagaagaatcagttagctggtgagcttgatgcggcgctgcttgcaatggctggcatgaaggatgctctggcgggacgagagaagtcattggagtagGCTCGCGAAGCGAAcagggtgttgactgaggaagttgaaaagatggggaaacaaaggactgctctgatgggacaaatggacgtgctgaacaaacggtgcagagcacaggagaaatacgtcagcgactgggctcggcagatgatgacgcgtctggctggtaagtcctgctctttccgagtggttgtgttatgcgcgtcacactcggcgcttattgtctgcttgtcctgttgtcgcagacttttgctttgacgctgaagctgaagcagctgatgtggaggggtcgattctcgagaacgttccactcggcgaggacgccaatcaggatctgctccgtgcgcacatccgcgtgggcaaagttggtcctttcatcggtcgactgagagaagtcgtcggccgaatcgacaaggagctttggccagaatatgagtcgcggcaggagatggagaacctgatgacccgactggaggagattccgaaccgagtgcagtcgtggaagaaatctgcagctcgttgtggtgcagatgttgctctgtccctggtccgagtccattgcaaggaggtgcgcgaggagaaactgaagacgttgaaggtcgccaacacgaagaaacttcgattcgaagacttcatggaaaccttccttgaaagtgccacccgcatcgctgacggtattgatctggacacgttcgtagagccctccagtcctggtgttaatccagatgatgcgtaagaacacttttatcctccgagtgtttatctgtaagaaactttggccactgctgttggccgtcacattcttgtgtcggtgtgggtaagcttgatccacaccgagccactatctttggttgaagtttgaatcgaatcttttgctcttctgttgcaatgttgactcgagtttttgtttggcgtttcttggtgaagccaaaggcaaacattcggaacatgtcagttgttttgacatctgcatgagcctcattgagggtccgtggaattctcTAAGTCcccagtgtgacgttaagtgtacactcggagaaggttaatacttaggcgattctggatcggagctaagtccccgagtgtgacgttaagtgcacactcggagaaagttaatacttaggcgattctggatcgcagctaagtcctcgagtgtgacgtgaagtgcacactcggagaaagttaatacttaggcgattctggatcgcagctaagccccccgagtgtgacgtgaagtgcacactcggagaaagttaatacttaggcgattctggatcgcagctaagcccccgagtgtgacgttaagtgcacactcggagaaggttaatacttaggcgattatggatcgcagctaagtccccgagtgtgacgttaagtgcacactcggagaaaattaatacttaggcgattctggatcgcagctaagcctccgagtgtgacgtgaagtgcacactcagagaaggttaatacttaggcgattctgaatcgcagctaagcccccgagtgtgaagttaagtgcacactcggagaaggttaatacttaggcgattctggatcgcagctaagtccccgagtgtgacgttaagtgcacactcggagaaagttaatacttagacgattctggatcgcagctaagcctccgagtgtgacgtgaagtgcacactcggagaaggttaatacttaggcgattctggatcgcagctaagcccccgagtgtgacgtgaagtgcacactcggagaaggttaatacttaggtgattctggatcgcagctaagcccccgagtgtgacgtgaagtgcacactcggagaaggttaatacttaggcgattctggatcgcagctaagcccccgagtgtgacgtgaagtgcacactcggagaaggttaatacttaggcgattctggatcgcagctaagttttttttttgagaccggagtctgcgaccgcgaaagaactttgaacctgcaaaaaactcaacctgctttatattatttcaccaatacttgttctttacattgcttcagtcgatggtcacgtgtagaagcgcttcaggagatctccgttccatgctcgcggctcgtctgtctccctgtcgacgttgtagagtctgtatgccccattgttcagcaccttggagatgatgaagggtccttcctaggcaggagccaacttgtgaggtctttgctgatctactcggagcaccaggtcgcctgcttggaacgtacgactcctgacgtgtcgcacgtgaaaacgccacagatcttgttgataaatggttgagcgagtcagtgccatctcgcgctcctcctctaaaagatccactccgtcttgccttgcttgttctgcttcagctttggagaagagttcgactcgtggcgcattgtgaagcaagtcacttggaaggaccgcttctgctccataaacgaggaagaacggtgatcgccctgtagatctgttcggggttctgcgaagtccccaaagcactaaaggtagctcggtaacccaagcgccagcggcatgtcctatctctcgcaggagtcggggtttcaaaccttgcaaaataagtccgttcgcccgctctgcttgtccattggactgcgggtgcaccacggaagcaaagtccactcagataccttggcttgtacataatcctttgaatctgtccgaatcaaagtttgtcgcgttgtccgtgattatgctgtgaggtacaccgaatctgaagatgatgtccctgacaaacttgacggctgttgaggcgtcgagcttcttgatgggcttggcttcgatccatttcgtgaacttgtcgactgccaccaacagatgtgtgtatccaccttggcctgtcttgaatggccgactgtatctaatccccacactgcaaacggccacacaagagggatcgtcttcaacgcagaagtcggcttgtgggatttgttggagtagaactagcAGCCCtcgcatcggtcaaccatatctttagccatctcgttagcctgcagccagaagaaaccagccctgaatgccttggtgacgattgctctcgaagaagcatgatgaccgcaggtccccgagtgaatatcctccagaatcagctgcccctcctctggggagatgcatcgttgaagaacgcctgagatactttctttgtacagttggccatcaatgatagtgaatgacttcgacctacggactatctgcctggcctggacttcgtcctctggtagttcctgcctgaggatatatgcaatgatcggcacagtccaatcggggacgacagaaagaatctccatgaccagatcaaccacagcaggtacatcgacttcagtcggatccgttgaactcttcggttgtaccggctcctctgtaaaaggatcttctttgactgagggaaggtggaggtgctcgaggcagacgtcactcgggactggtctccgagtggatccgagttttgccaactcatccgctgcttggttcttcagtctcggaacatggtgaagttctagaccttcaaacttattctcaagcttcctcactgcattgcagtatgtagtcatggtggggttcctgacgtcccactctttcatcacttgattgaccatcaaatccgaatcgtcgtagaccatcaggcgacggacgtcgaatgagatggccatacgcaacccgtagaggagagcttcatactctgcctcgttattggaggaatcgaagtgtatttgtagcacgtacttgagcttgtcaccctttggcgatatgatcacaacgccagcgccagagccattcaacatcttggacccatcgaagaacattgtccaatgggccgagtagatgtgggtcggttgctgttgttctacccattctgctatgaagtcagccagggcttgagacttaatagctttcttggcatcGAACTTGATatgacagtacaacatctccatcgcccacttcgccactcggcctgacgcgtctcgattgtggagaatttccgacaatggagcatcagaaacgacagacaccgagtggtcttggaaataatgggccaccttcttcgcagtcatgtaaatcctgtagataagtttttgatagtggggatacctctgcttggaaggagtcaggacctcggagacgtagtacactggccgctgaactttgtatgctttgccttcttcttctcgttcgactgtaagaacagtactgacgacttgatttgtagccgcgatatacagaagaaggggctctttactgagcggagcagtaagaaccggctgggtggaaagtaggactttgaggtcgtcgaatgcgacttgggtttcgtctgtccactcgaaggtatctgatttcttcatgagtcggtacagaggaagcgctttctcgccgagtcgactgatgaacctgctcaaagccgctaggcaacctgtgagccgttgaacgtcgtgtattctgaccggcctctccattcggacgatggtcccgatcttttcggggttgacatcgatccctcgttcggaaacgaagaaaccgagtaactttccgctgggaacgccaaatgaacatttggcggggttgagcttgatatcgtacctacgaaggttggcgaatgtttctgccaagtcagtcagcaggtcggaacctttgcgtgacttgactacgatatcatccatatacgcctccacattctgaccgatctggtcgaggagacatttttggatcatgcgcataaaggtagctcctgcattcttcaaaccgaatggcatagtgatgtagcagaagcacccaaatggggtgatgaaggctgtttttaactcatcgggaccatacagacggatctgatgatagcccgagtaggcatcaagaaatgacagacgctcgcaacccgcagtcgaatcgacaatttgatctatgcgggggagcgggaaatggtctttcgggcagaccttattgagatgcttgaagtcgatgcacattcggagcgacttgtcacggtgggcgccaactgtcgtgggtataagcctgacagtagatgtgtaggatacgaaaaggatgggcagagccttagctacgacgaggttgtatgagttcagggccctctgcggtggaggtaatagccctacgtctcagtgctcagggagcttgttgtcgagtggaaatatggaatacaatgagttgccaacccctctaccagcgggggagggtggcttataaagagtgcgctaccctccacaacggttccggtacaggggtggagtagtggcgattgaatgcatacgttacctgtaacgtatgccctaaatgctaataaatgcacctggaaacgtacgaccgttttcctccagagaggttacgatgtaccgagtggtagctagtcggttagcttgatatcctccgaatgctagtctccgactggatggtcgaggacctgttaccgactggatgacggggactccttaattcagtcggaactcactaagggccttgtcctttgtgaggggtagtccttgggtaggacctacatgacaggcctatgagcctaccctaggactatgaccccatcaccatgtttagtgagagagagaggaTTAGATTCAACGCATTTGATTAAGCTCTAGGATGGGTGTATATATAAAGTTGATGAGCTAGGAGCTGATCATGCATGCGCCACTACTTGCCTCCACTAGCCTAGGTCCAGGCACTACTCTAGTCTCCACTACTCCACAACCTGGGCCACGATCGGTGCTATATCGCATGCTGGCTATACAGAGCGCATGCGATAATAGCCTATGCAACCTGTGGCCTAACACACATCCCTGTTACATTGTGTCCCAAAGGCAGAAGACACCGTTTCATCTCCCTGGTGGCATCTGAAGTAAGAgaataagagcaagtacaataaggtcagcagcctgtaaggattaaaatattatatttttgctcagttggatgagagagaagagaaaagagaagagaagcgggctcttcgtaaaaaactagctctagcacgtgctcctagatgatttgtgagaatgaaaggtgggccatatatgataaaaataatactcttttatagctaactattatacaagctagctataagatgggctataagatgacttgtagccagcagttggctatactattaatcaTGCTCTAAGAGAAGTTGCTTTCTGTTTCTAGTTCTCTAACCTGCACTAGCGGGCAACAAAATGACAGGAAACAATGATGGGAAATTCTATTTAGAACCGCCGCATGATGGACATTCCGTGCAGCGGCTTGCattttttcttctcatgcatgcatgcatgcaatgatgtcatgAGATTCGTTTTAAATGAtcggaattcaaaaacttttatctcttaaaccgttaattcgatcgatgatTCGTTTTCaccgttgactttgtttcgatgaaatcttcaaaactagatcccatgtcgacatgttttgacaattttttcttttgctcgtacttaccacatttgttgtacttacttgtcatattagtaagtacttacttgtctgataaaaaataacttaatcgccaatttttttgaaaactgcgtataaatatgacatctagACATAATCAAAATGGCAAGCACAAACAATTATTTTTAGGCGATTACgcgcaaaaatatgacaactcaacatatttaaaatcgGTGACCACAATTTTTTTTTTATCATCGTTTATAAATATGATAACTCGACATAGTTAAACTAACAAACacacaaaatatttttttttggcaaagttgtatgtaaatatgacaagtttgCATATTTAAATTGACAAACAGAACCTATGACAATGCTTTTATATGATGTATAATGAAAACTGTTACATGGTTTTGTACGAAAAAACATTAAAAGTgtcaattaagttattttttcaggcaagtaagtggttaataatatggcaagtgGGGTCAAAAAATGTAGCAAGTATGGATGAAAAAAATAGTTGAcggaacatgtcgacatgggatctagtttcgaaaaaCTCGTCGAGAGAAAGTCAATGGTGAAagcggatcatcgattgaattaacgatTTTGTaaataaaactttttaaatttcaaattAAAAGGAATCTTGgtgacatcattgcatgcatgtaGCAGTTTTCATTATACATAATTATATCATTgcacgcatgcatgcatgagagagaTATGTAATGGGTGATTAACAGAAGGTTAATTTTTTGCATTGGAATGTAATTAAGTGAGCCGCCGCACGGCAAGACGGAGGTGCGGCGCCGCTCCCTAGCGTTGTCCAACAATGATAATGTCTGGGAGCCCTTCAAAGTTCAAACCCCGAATTCTCAGAAACCCAAATTCCAAGCTCCGAAATAATGCCAGAATATGCTCCTGCTGCTGGTCCTCGAGGGGCATGTTGGAAACAAACAAATTAAAGAGAAGCCCCTATGTTAAATTAAGGGAATCGATTTGTTTCACAAGCTGACCAACGGATGCTGCTGCATCTGAGACGGACGATCTGCAGGATGGCTCGGTGGCCAAGAGGATGCGCGCTGCGGAGAGCACGGAGGCGCTGTGATGATCGGGGTTCGTGGTGCACGCCGTCGACGAGCTCTCCAAGCCACTATTCGCGCCGTACTGTGCCAATGAAGCCCTGGATTTGTAACGCACACACAAAAAAAGCCCTGGATTTGGGCTTTTccatcgacaaagcacgacgtggGCCGCCAATGTGATCCGCGAGGTCGTTTGTCATGCGATCAGTGCATATCCACCCTGGCAACGACGCACGGACGTTTCCGTCATAAAAAAAACAGCCGCACCGTCGtttcactcaaaaaaaaaaagagaggaaaaaacaaaacaaaaacagacgCACTGTCGTTCCGGTACAAATATACACACGGAGACCTGATAGATATACCAGCGGGACAAATCTACTCTGGATTTCTGATATATACCAAAACAGCGGTTCGAACTTCGAAACCTCGGGACGGGAGTTACGAGATGGCGACTTCCATGGTGACGGACTTCGGCGACGGCCACTGCATCGTGGCGTTCGGCCAGGACCACGTCCACACCACCCTGACCTCCTCCGGCGACGTCGTCGACGAGTGGCTGGGCCTCGTCTACCacatccaccgccgccgcctcgaccGCCTCGTCGTCGGCCTCGACGTCGAGTGGCGCCCCTCGCTCCGCGGCCTCCCGCCGGGCCCCGTCGCGCTGCTGCAGCTCTGCGTCGGCCGCCGTTGCCTCGTCTTCCAGATCTTCCGCGCCGACTACGTCCCGGACTCCCTCTTCCACTTCCTCGCCGACGCCCGCTTCACCTTCGTCGGCGTCGGGGTCTTCGGCGACGCGCAGAAGCTCAGCGCCCACTACGGGCTGCAGGTGGCCAACACGGTGGACCTGCGCCACCTCGCCGCCAGCGCGCTGGGGAAGCCGGCGCTGTGCCGCACCGGGCTGCAGGGGCTCGTGTGGCAGGTGATGGGCGTCTGGCCCGAGAAGCCGTACCACGTGCGGGTCAGCGCCTGGGACGCGCCGTGGCTGACGCGGGAGCAGCTGCAGTATGCATGCGCCGACGCATTCGCGTCGTTCGAGGTCGGCCGGAGGCTCTACGACGGCGACTATTAGGTTAAGGGTGCCACCGTGCCAGTGCCATCTGCTTACTTTTCTAGGGTTATATATTAGGGGAAAAGTGTTACCTTTTGCTTTGCATCCCAAGCATGTCCGATATGGAGCTTGCACCAGTGTTCTTGAAACTTTACTAGACTATATATACGAGAATATCCTGTGAAAACCAGTCCAAAATCAATGTTTTTAGTATTTGAATATATATAGTGTCACTTGCTTCAGATGTTCCAGAGCATGTACAGAATAATAAATTCAAAATCAGTTTCACTTGGAACTatgaaaaaagacaaattcaacactgatttcttcttattttcaCGTGTTCGTTTTTGGTTGCTATTTTTttgatggctcccaagtggattttaatttgaaactaaaattatatgcgAGTGTCTATTCTTCAGGAGTCTGAAAAAACTTTTCGCATCAGTCCCATTTAATCTGTTAGATCTCG
Coding sequences within:
- the LOC123440228 gene encoding Werner Syndrome-like exonuclease, translating into MATSMVTDFGDGHCIVAFGQDHVHTTLTSSGDVVDEWLGLVYHIHRRRLDRLVVGLDVEWRPSLRGLPPGPVALLQLCVGRRCLVFQIFRADYVPDSLFHFLADARFTFVGVGVFGDAQKLSAHYGLQVANTVDLRHLAASALGKPALCRTGLQGLVWQVMGVWPEKPYHVRVSAWDAPWLTREQLQYACADAFASFEVGRRLYDGDY